TGTCGTCGGAGACGGATGAAGGATCTGTCCATGAGAATGATACTTGATCGTCTGATCCTGTGTTTGAGTATTTAAACCAAGTGTTGGAGGTGAGTGATGTTCTGTCTCCTGAACTGGCGCCGGCATCGATTGCGACGATGTCGGGGATGGTGGTGTCTAAGATGAAGCTCCCCATACTTGTCCAAGCTGATTGTGCTACTCCATCATCATTTTGAGCACACCAGTAATAGGTGGCGTCACTGCCAATTGAAGAACCCGGAGTCCATGATGTATTTTCATTATTTGTAACAGTTGTTGATGATGTTCCACTGGCTACTGTTGTACCTCCTGTGCAATTTACTGAACTGGTGGCAATTCGATAATTAGTGGTGCCTACATCTCCTGTGTCTGAATCAGAATAGCTGGCAGATAAAGTTGGAGTGGAATCTGCTGTGTTTGAACTATTGGCAGGAGAAACTAAAACTGGAATACTTGGCGTAACATTAAAACCTGCCCAGTTCAAATTGTTACCCGAATTTACAGTATTTGTGTTTGCAATTTCACGCCCTAGTGATGCATCTGAATCTTTTACATCTACATAATCAACTGCAAATGTAGTGCTAGTATTTGAAACATTAAGTCCCCATTTTGGATCTCCTGCTGTGAGTGTTCCGCTGGCATCACAACCTCGAAGCGTTAAAATTTTTGCCAAGCCACCTTTCAAGGTAAGTGTTCCACTAGCTGCTATTGCTTGTGTGTTGCTTTGTTGAAAGTATAATGAGTCTGCTGAGGCTGCGGAAATATCTTTTGTAAGGTTGTAGAAAGTGTTGGTGCCTAATACTTTTTGGTCTGTGCCATTGAGGGTGACTGTGCCTGTGCCGGGAGTGAAGGAAGCGGAGTTGGTCCAGTTGCCGGCCAGGGTGATGTTTTGATTGTTGGCGTCTAACGTACCGGCGCTGTTGGTGAGGTTGCCGGCGAGGGTGAGGTTGGTTATTACTGCGCCGGATTGAGTTAAGTATCGAATAATAACAATACCGGAACCGCCCTTACCGCCAGTAAAAGTACCACGACAACCACCTCCGCCTCCACCCGTGTTATCTGTACCTATATTACCATTGGCCGACGCATTATTACCGTTACCACCTCCAGCTGTGGCTGTACCCGGAGTACCACTATTATAGGTAGCACCACCTCCTCCACCACCAATCCAGCGAGTTCCACCAACATCAACACCGGCATTAGCAGCAATCAAAAGTGAAGAATAAGTACTTACACCTGCTCCACCATTACCAGCGATGCCTCCAGTTGCACCTGGTGAACCTACTGCACCAGCACCTCCACCGCCACCCCCAGGATAAGGAGAAACAATACTGCCCGTAGCTCCACCATCATACCCCTGTCTTGGTGATAAATAATCAGCGTCACCGCCTAACCTGCTACCAGCCCCTGATGACTGACCACCTCCACCGCCAGAACCACCCGCACTACCACTTTGTCCATCGTAACCACCCCCACCGCCACCACCTACTGCTGTTATTGTATCAAATGTAGAGTTTACGCCGTTAACACCATTGCCATTGCTAGGTGCAACAATAGCACCATTTCCACCAGTACCGATAGCAACAGCATGAGCCCTTTCGGTCACTGCAAAAGTTGCATTGTATACTATACCTCCAGCACCTCCGCCGCCTCCAGCACCTCCGCCGCCTCCAGCTATTACAAGAGCCTCAACAGTAGAAATACTTGCGGAAGGCGTGAATGTTCCATCTGTTGTAAAAGTGTGAATTGTATAACCACCACTATACGTAATTGTTCCGCCGGTTCCGTCTGACAATGGAATTGCATTTACGGTTAGCGTTCCTGCTCCGGAGTGAGTTATATTATTAAAAGTTCCCGTCGCCACAATTGTCTGTGCCGAACCACTATTAAAATCAACTGTACCCGAATTATGAGTAAATGTTGAATTTAGTTGACTATAATTTCCCCCGACAATCAAACTACCTTTTGTAGAAGTGAAAGTACCGCCGGATAATGTGACATTTCCCGTACTGGTGATATTGGCCGGGGTACCTGCGGTTGAATCGCCGGTAAATGTTCCACCGGATTGTGTGATTGAAGCGGTTGATATTGCGTTGTTACCTTGCACTAAGGTGCCATTAGTAATTGTTAGTGCGTTTGTTGTTGTTAAGGCGTCTTGCGTTGTCCATACGCCACCGACTCCGTTAACTGTAAGGTTGTAGAAAGGAGAGCTTCCGCTGGTGATTGTTTTTCCTATAGCTGTGCCATCTAAAGTTACAGTGCTTGTACCAGGTGTATAGGTACCACCATTTTTAAGCCAACTACCCGCCACTGTGCTGTTATAATTGGCGGTATTAAAAATACCATTTGTTAATGTGAAGTCTCCACCAAGATCAAGGGCTGTTGTTTGATTAAAGGTTGCACCTGATCCGTTAATTGTTAGTCCTCCGTAGCCATAATTCTTTAGGTTGTATGGACCAGTTGTACCGTCATAGGTAACAGTGGTGCCTGATGTGAATGATGGGTAGTTGGTGTTGGCGGTGATCGTTTCTCCACCTTGTAACTGGAGATTACCTGTGCCGTTAACAACCAGCGTACCTGATGAGCCGTTGACGGTAAGGTTTTGACCGTTGAGATCAAAGGTGCCTGCTTGAATGGTGAGATCCTGACTGGCAGCGTCCATTACGAGCGCCGATAGCAAATTTACTTGGCCGCCGGATTTGTTAACGGTGATATCAGCATCAAATAGACCAGTAGCGCCCGTAAGATCAAAAGTTTGAACCGCAGAACCGGAAAAAAGCATTGGAGAAGTACCACCATCAAAAGTGGAGGCGACCACAACATTCCCTTGAGGGTTAAAAGTGCCGGTGTTAACAATGCCTTCGGTTAAAGTTAAGGTATTTGTTGTAACAAGAGTATCTCCACTGGCAATAATAATTGTATTCGCACTCCATCCGGCAAATGTTATATTATAAAATGTTTCCGATGTTGCGACATCAATGGTGTAGTTCTTATAAGCAAACGTTACGGTTCCTGTGCCTTCGTTGAAGGTGCCCGCGGACTTGGTGAAACCGCCGGAGATAGTTAAAGAAGGAGGAGCAATGAATGTTCCTGAGGCTTGCGTAAAGCCTCCTAAATCAATAGTGACTGCGTATGGACCAGATCCATTACCGTTGTAATTAAATGGCACAGCATTGCTGTCTATTGGATCGGTGGTATCAAAATTTGATGTAATTTCAAGACCATAAAGAGTACTTGCTGCATTAAATACTACAAAGTCGTTGGCGTCACTGGCGTCATCAAAGCGTAAGTTCGGACCAGTCCCTCCATTAATTGTATAAGTTTGTACTACTGCGTTATCACCAAAATCAATGGTGGCAGTTCCTCCGTCAAAAGTTGAAGCTTGAGTTATATTTCCTCTGGCATCAATAGTGCCGGTATCAACATAGCCATCGGTTAAAGTTAAGGTACCTGCGACAACCATCGTATCACCGGAAGTAATGGTAAGAATACTTCCTCCAGCGGTCAGGTTTATTGTTACGTTGTTAAATGTTTCTGTGGTGGCAACGTTATAAGAATTAGTTATTCCTGTAAATGTTATTAGTCCTGTGCCCTCTACAAATGTCCCCGCGGTTTTAGTGAAACCACTTGCAATGGTTAAGTTTTCTGTGGCTTGATAAGTTCCATCGGCTTGCGTGTATGTACCTATGGCAATGGCTACGCCCCCCGTTTGAGTGATTGTTCCAACATAGCCTGTATTGATAGTTAATGATGCGTCTCCTAAAGTACTGTTAATATTTGCTCCATTGTCACAGTCGGCATCAAAGATAGCTGTGTCTCCAGCTGTTGGCGCAGCACTGGCATCACCGCTTCCACAACCTGCGGGATCGGTGGTTTTCCAATTTGTGGCGATAGAGGTATTAGCTCCATCGGCTCCTACCCAATACTTGTTAGCGGCGGAAGCGGATTTTACTGATAAGAACAAGAAAAGACATAACGAAAGGAGCGTTAATGAGAAGATTGTTTTTAGGCTTTTGTTTGCTATTAAAAGCTTTAATGTTGATGTCAGGTTGAACACTAGTAATGCATGATAATTCTAGCAGAAAAAAACCATCTTACCCACTGTGTCAAAGGTTACTTTCTTTATTTTTATCCAGGCATATGTTGACAGTGCTCCAGCAGAAGCAATTCAAAGACGGAGCAACAGGTTCTTTAACCTAATTCACTTTAATAATTTAAACGAGGGAGTCGATAGAAACTTGGGGGGATCTGTTTACTCTCTCACCAAACGCAAGAGGGCTTTACTGCCCTTTTGTTGCGTTATAATTGTAAGTTGAATAAATAGCCATTTACTGCTAATATTACCTTAGGCGACGGGAGGGTACGTTTGCCCGCTCTATTGAAAACCGAATAAATTCAGAACTTGTCACAACAACGCGAAAGGAACGAAAAGTGTCAAAAAGCAACATCCACAAGTTTCTAATTCAGGACGAAAGAAACCAGAAAGGAAAGGATCTACTGCGAGAGATCAAAGCAACGCTGGGAATCGGGAGTATCACATCAGTCAACACTCGACAGATATACCGTCTGGAAGGTTTGACTCAAGAACAAGCATATGATTTTGCGATGAGAATTCTTTGTGAACCACTCATCCAAACATGTTCGACGACACTTCCAGAAACAGAAGATGATGCCCCCTTGTTGTGGTATGAAGTCGCTTACAAGCGCGGTGTCATGAACCCGGCGGCGGCATCGATTGTTAAAACAGCGCATGATGACGGCTTAGCGAACCTGATTGCGGCCGACACCAGTTGGACGTACTGCTTTCACGGCAACCCGACCCAAGAAGAACTTGAGCGCATTTTTTCACGCCTCCTGGTGAACGCGACTGTTGAACAGTTAGTCACCGAGGAGCCACTGTCTCTTTTGACCGCAGTTATCCCGGGACCAATTGAACTAGTCGCAATCAGGGAAATGACGGATGAGGAACTGACAACGCTTTCTTCGAACCGCAGTCTTTTTCTCAACCTTGAAGAAATGCGCGTCATCAGACAGTATTTCATCGAATTGGGACGCGATCCCACTGACGGCGAAATCGAGATGCTTGCCCAAACCTGGAGCGAGCACTGCTGTCACAAGATTGCTCGAGCCAAACTTAAGGATGCGGAAACAGGCGCGATGAAAGAACCGCTTCTGAGGCGCCTAAGAGAGGAATCTGCAAAGTATCCGGATAATGTTTTGTCGTCTTTTGTGGACAACTCCGGCGTCATCCTTTTCTACGATGGCTGGGCTATTTGCGCCAAAATCGAAACCCACAACGCACCCAGCGCTTTGGAACCGTATGGTGGTGCAAACACCGGAACCGGTGGCGTCATTCGCGACCCGATGGGCACCGGCCAGGGAGCCAAGACGATTTTGTCTGTCGACGTTTTTTGTGTGGCCCCACCTGATTTACCGTCTTCCGAACTGCCCGAAGGATGCTTGCCTCCCCGTTATCTTTTCCAACGCGTTGTTGCCGGCGTTCGCGACTATGGCAATCGCATGGGAATTCCGACCAGCAATGGCTCGGTTCATTTCCATCCCGATTTTCGTGCTAAACCGTCGGTCATTGTTGGCGCTGTTGGGATCCTACCCGAAGATAAGTGCCAAAAAGGGGAACCTGAACCAGGTGACCTTATTTTGGTTCTGGGTGGCAGAACCGGACGCGACGGCATTCACGGCGCTACTTTTTCCAGCGGAATGATGACAGATAGCACGACGAGAATTAACGGCAGTGCCGTCCAAATCGGCAACGCGATCGAAGAAGAACGGCTTGAAGACGCGATTCTGGATTGCCGAGACGCAAATTTGACGCGCGCACTTACGGATTGTGGCGCGGGAGGTCTTTCTTCGGCAATCGGCGAAATGGGAGCGACAGTAGGAGCGGAGGTGTGGTTGGAAAAAGCCCCACTCAAATACTCCGGCCTTGCTCCCTGGGAGATTTGGATTTCGGAATCACAAGAACGCATGGTCGTTTGTTGCAAAGAAGCCGACGCTCCGACTATCCTTCAGTTTTGCAAGGCACGCAATGTCGAAGCAACCGTAGTCGGCAAATTCACCGGCAACAGCAGGATCCTGGTTACGCACAACGACAACAGTCTTTGCGACCTTTCGATGGACTTTCTACACAACGGCCTTCCCCAGCGCGTCATGACAATGCGACGACGTGCCAAGCAGGAGATAGAGCGGCTAGAAGTTGATGAGCCCGGATCTTCTACAGAGTGGGAAAAGTTGTACGCGAGGGTCATGGCACATGGCAACGTCTGTTCGAAAGAACCGATTGTGCGCATGTACGACCACCGCGTCCAAGGTTCGAGTGCACTAATGCCTTTTTCGGGTCCGTCACAAGCGGGTCCGAACGATGCAACAGTACTCTGCCCAATTCTCGGGAAACCGTACGGTGTCGTTTTTTCACATGGTCTCAACCCCGTTCTCAACCGTATTGATCCCTACCATGGCGGTCTTTGGGCGGCGGTAGAAGCTCTGTCGAATTATGTTGCGGTAGGTGGTGATTACCACGAGGCCGCACTGATCGACAACTTCATCTGGCCGTATCCGGACGAAGAGTACCTTTGGGATTTGGATCAGTCTTTTGAAGCATGTATCACGGCGATGCGGTTGTTCGGGATTCCTTTCGTTTCCGGCAAGGATAGCCTCTCTAGCACCTACAAGAAACGAGGTCTAGTGATTCACGTTCCGCCCGTTCTGTGCGTATCCGTGTTTGGCAAAATTCCTGACGTTTCCAAAACGGTCACTGCTGACCTTAAGCGAAACGACTCTCTCCTCTTTCTTGCGGGAGAGCTCGACACGCAAAACCTCGGTGGCTCCGCATATTACGATGTGCTTGGTGTCGCTGGCGGAGGAGTACCTTTGGCAGACTATCTCAAACTGCCAACCCTCTTCGACTGGCTCCACCGGCATATTGTGACTGATGACATTCTCTCTTGCCATGACATTAGCGAGGGCGGACTTGGTGCCGCGATCGCCGAAATGTGCATTGGCGGAGAAGTGGAAGCCGAAATATGTGTCCCCGAGAATTTCAACGGTCGACCCGACCATTGGTTCTTCAGTGAGACTTCGGGATGTTTTGTCCTAGAAGTATCGCGCGAAAAAGCTGGGCAGCTAATCGAGGACGCGGCCCGGCTGACAATTCCTTTAGCACTGATCGGCCGAGTCAGCTCCGACCAGGACATCTGGCTCAAACACAGTGACGGTCAGCTGCTTTTTGTCTCTTCTCTTCGAGAACTCAAACAAAGTTGGCAGCAGCCAATGAAGGAGGTGTTCGGTGAATAGACCGAGGGTTTGCACCCTTTTAACAGACGGAATAAATTGCGAAAAAGAAACCGGCTATGCATTTGAAAAGGCCGGCGGACAATCGCAACTAGTTCACATCAATCAGCTTCGAAACCGTTCCGTCTCGCTCATGGATTTCGACATTCTCGCAATTCCCGGTGGCTTCTCTTACGGTGATGACATTGCCGCCGGAGTGGTTCTTGGAAACGAATTGATGTCATTCCTGCGAGATCAGTTACTCGCCTTTGTTGAAGCGAAACGTTTGGTACTTGGAATTTGCAACGGATTCCAGGTGCTTGTGAGGACGGGCTTACTCACACCATCAAATGCGAGTCTGCAATCCCCACGCATTGCACTCGTCGCAAATGACTGCGGCAAGTTCGTATGTCGCTGGGTGTCGATGACGGTATGCCAAGAATCCCTTTGCGTATTTACGCAGGGAATCGACAACATACCATTTGAGGCGCCGGCGGCACATGCGGAAGGAAAACTAGTCGCAGACGAACCCACCCTCCAGTGGATTACGGATCACCACCTGGCACCGTTACGCTACTGCGAGGCGGATGGAAATAACACGATGCGCTATCCCGCAAATCCCAATGGGTCACGTCTTTCCATAGCAGGAGTGTGTAATGACAAAGGAACGGTGTTCGGGATGATGCCACATCCCGAGGCCAACATTGAGCCTCATCACTACTTCAACTGGCGCCGTCGGCCTCAAAACTCAAGGCCGCACGGGCTAAAGATCTTTGAAAACGCAATCCGCTACGCGCGGACATAGCCACTGGCATTCCCAATGCCAGTTTTTTTATTGATCAAATACCAACTTCGCCGCTCCTAACGCCGTTCCGTCAAAAATTTTTTGGGGCACAATTTTTATTCCGGAAATTTCTTCTTGAAATTTTCCAACAATTCCATCGCGCATCACCCCACCATCTATCACAATTTCCGTCGGTTTATGCGGTAACTTCTTAATTACTTTATCTACATCAATCGCGATTTCTTTCAGATATTTTTTAAGCGCCGGTTTATCGGCCAACAATTTCAAAACTTCCTTGGCCCCGCGATCCATTTTTGCTTCAATCGCGAAGTTTTCGCCACCGGCCGTGATTGTTGTAAAAAATCCTTCACGTAACAAAAACTCTTTGCCGATAATTTGCATGATGAATGTGCCCGTCCCGTATGTAATTTTTGTCGTCCCTTCCGTGTCCCCCGCCGCATAAAGACTGGCTTGCTGATCGCCACAGACTGTAAGAATTGGTAGAGAAAATCCTAATATATCTTTTTTTAGATTTCCAAAGTGACCCTGCGTTTTTTTAATTTCCGGCAGAATTTCTATATTAACATTAAACATATTCAATAATTCATCGTCCCATTGTTTGGTTTTGATATTACAAAGCAGGGTGCGTGTGGCATTTGTCACGTCGGTGCTAAACACCTGTTCTTCAGTCAAATTCCATAAAAGCCAGGAATCTACTGTCCCGCAAGCCAAACAATTTTTCTCTGCTGCTAATTTTACTTCCGGCACGTTATCTAAAAGCCAGCTGATTTTTGACGCAGAAAAATACGGAAGAATCGGCAAGCCGGTTTTTTGCAAAACCACTTCTCCAAATTTTTTTGCCAATTCCTGACAATATTCATTCGTGCGCGTGTCTTTCCAAACAATCGCCGGATAAAACGGCCAAGCTGTTTTCTTGTCCCAAGCAATAATCGTTTCCCGTTGGTTGGTGATGCTCATTCCCAAAAAATCTTCTTCCTTTATTTTACTGGCGCTTAC
This genomic stretch from bacterium harbors:
- a CDS encoding chitobiase/beta-hexosaminidase C-terminal domain-containing protein, whose product is MFNLTSTLKLLIANKSLKTIFSLTLLSLCLFLFLSVKSASAANKYWVGADGANTSIATNWKTTDPAGCGSGDASAAPTAGDTAIFDADCDNGANINSTLGDASLTINTGYVGTITQTGGVAIAIGTYTQADGTYQATENLTIASGFTKTAGTFVEGTGLITFTGITNSYNVATTETFNNVTINLTAGGSILTITSGDTMVVAGTLTLTDGYVDTGTIDARGNITQASTFDGGTATIDFGDNAVVQTYTINGGTGPNLRFDDASDANDFVVFNAASTLYGLEITSNFDTTDPIDSNAVPFNYNGNGSGPYAVTIDLGGFTQASGTFIAPPSLTISGGFTKSAGTFNEGTGTVTFAYKNYTIDVATSETFYNITFAGWSANTIIIASGDTLVTTNTLTLTEGIVNTGTFNPQGNVVVASTFDGGTSPMLFSGSAVQTFDLTGATGLFDADITVNKSGGQVNLLSALVMDAASQDLTIQAGTFDLNGQNLTVNGSSGTLVVNGTGNLQLQGGETITANTNYPSFTSGTTVTYDGTTGPYNLKNYGYGGLTINGSGATFNQTTALDLGGDFTLTNGIFNTANYNSTVAGSWLKNGGTYTPGTSTVTLDGTAIGKTITSGSSPFYNLTVNGVGGVWTTQDALTTTNALTITNGTLVQGNNAISTASITQSGGTFTGDSTAGTPANITSTGNVTLSGGTFTSTKGSLIVGGNYSQLNSTFTHNSGTVDFNSGSAQTIVATGTFNNITHSGAGTLTVNAIPLSDGTGGTITYSGGYTIHTFTTDGTFTPSASISTVEALVIAGGGGGAGGGGGAGGIVYNATFAVTERAHAVAIGTGGNGAIVAPSNGNGVNGVNSTFDTITAVGGGGGGGYDGQSGSAGGSGGGGGQSSGAGSRLGGDADYLSPRQGYDGGATGSIVSPYPGGGGGGAGAVGSPGATGGIAGNGGAGVSTYSSLLIAANAGVDVGGTRWIGGGGGGATYNSGTPGTATAGGGNGNNASANGNIGTDNTGGGGGGCRGTFTGGKGGSGIVIIRYLTQSGAVITNLTLAGNLTNSAGTLDANNQNITLAGNWTNSASFTPGTGTVTLNGTDQKVLGTNTFYNLTKDISAASADSLYFQQSNTQAIAASGTLTLKGGLAKILTLRGCDASGTLTAGDPKWGLNVSNTSTTFAVDYVDVKDSDASLGREIANTNTVNSGNNLNWAGFNVTPSIPVLVSPANSSNTADSTPTLSASYSDSDTGDVGTTNYRIATSSVNCTGGTTVASGTSSTTVTNNENTSWTPGSSIGSDATYYWCAQNDDGVAQSAWTSMGSFILDTTIPDIVAIDAGASSGDRTSLTSNTWFKYSNTGSDDQVSFSWTDPSSVSDDTFYYELNASSGSTITGDESTTANPYIDSITITEGTNYFHVRPKNGAGTWGTERTFIIKYDKTNPDVPSATPIGGTYTAAQSVTLTSAGSSAIYYTTNGDIPTTSSTLYAGAISITSSLTLKVMAVDTATNESAVMTETYIINLTPDNVAPVSTDITEIKESTDGTNYVSFKVSVSDSDLQKTSLKLEYSKNNKDWSKVTVKKVEGTRGTPDFNNDNLRQLSSINTDEGSNNLIVTWDAFKDLEETELGSVYLRVTPYDGITDGEINTSDSFAYDGRAPQITGFNTTTIKDNQVSFSWGTPNGEANFREYEICLGLTLSNAKKCNDSWNSVSDKNLLIKDTKETTVTDLLSATGYYFILKASDMYGNEKTLELTKKTTLTTPATPTSTSTPTTTTTETSGSGNNNVGITYPTPRSTPAATPLAPLITIPNLSDLIKKLIPSPFPATVFPPLPEIYFNPLKGLFGFLMQDKNIRILDAATTGLAVLTVLAALSAVSSIIGLFESLPYLFQYLLHLFSGIFSIGKKRRSWGRVINFYTGTGVARTLVLIIDATGGKVKAQEYTDKEGYFASFLPAGQYLFRIVNQGYTLTTEQSSFATNKSEQRYIGSAITVKAEAVIALVLALKPITDLPSKLKQQLLKGLSHLETFFNAISWPVILLGFTINTFVFFSTKSITSIVIFFIYLIIATIKIIIKNKFKQTLGLVTDKETSEGIGLAIIRLYDATTNRLLTTKATTDTGKFMLLTTPGKYNLTVTKEGYLPYQANQLVIKTTTRALAFEVGMRRG
- a CDS encoding AIR synthase-related protein produces the protein MSKSNIHKFLIQDERNQKGKDLLREIKATLGIGSITSVNTRQIYRLEGLTQEQAYDFAMRILCEPLIQTCSTTLPETEDDAPLLWYEVAYKRGVMNPAAASIVKTAHDDGLANLIAADTSWTYCFHGNPTQEELERIFSRLLVNATVEQLVTEEPLSLLTAVIPGPIELVAIREMTDEELTTLSSNRSLFLNLEEMRVIRQYFIELGRDPTDGEIEMLAQTWSEHCCHKIARAKLKDAETGAMKEPLLRRLREESAKYPDNVLSSFVDNSGVILFYDGWAICAKIETHNAPSALEPYGGANTGTGGVIRDPMGTGQGAKTILSVDVFCVAPPDLPSSELPEGCLPPRYLFQRVVAGVRDYGNRMGIPTSNGSVHFHPDFRAKPSVIVGAVGILPEDKCQKGEPEPGDLILVLGGRTGRDGIHGATFSSGMMTDSTTRINGSAVQIGNAIEEERLEDAILDCRDANLTRALTDCGAGGLSSAIGEMGATVGAEVWLEKAPLKYSGLAPWEIWISESQERMVVCCKEADAPTILQFCKARNVEATVVGKFTGNSRILVTHNDNSLCDLSMDFLHNGLPQRVMTMRRRAKQEIERLEVDEPGSSTEWEKLYARVMAHGNVCSKEPIVRMYDHRVQGSSALMPFSGPSQAGPNDATVLCPILGKPYGVVFSHGLNPVLNRIDPYHGGLWAAVEALSNYVAVGGDYHEAALIDNFIWPYPDEEYLWDLDQSFEACITAMRLFGIPFVSGKDSLSSTYKKRGLVIHVPPVLCVSVFGKIPDVSKTVTADLKRNDSLLFLAGELDTQNLGGSAYYDVLGVAGGGVPLADYLKLPTLFDWLHRHIVTDDILSCHDISEGGLGAAIAEMCIGGEVEAEICVPENFNGRPDHWFFSETSGCFVLEVSREKAGQLIEDAARLTIPLALIGRVSSDQDIWLKHSDGQLLFVSSLRELKQSWQQPMKEVFGE
- the purQ gene encoding phosphoribosylformylglycinamidine synthase I → MNRPRVCTLLTDGINCEKETGYAFEKAGGQSQLVHINQLRNRSVSLMDFDILAIPGGFSYGDDIAAGVVLGNELMSFLRDQLLAFVEAKRLVLGICNGFQVLVRTGLLTPSNASLQSPRIALVANDCGKFVCRWVSMTVCQESLCVFTQGIDNIPFEAPAAHAEGKLVADEPTLQWITDHHLAPLRYCEADGNNTMRYPANPNGSRLSIAGVCNDKGTVFGMMPHPEANIEPHHYFNWRRRPQNSRPHGLKIFENAIRYART
- a CDS encoding FGGY family carbohydrate kinase — translated: MKSLENKFVLVLDVGTTGIKAFVFSRGGDIVAKANRTIGEIRLHPGHVEQDPAEIIQLSKEVLAEAVSASKIKEEDFLGMSITNQRETIIAWDKKTAWPFYPAIVWKDTRTNEYCQELAKKFGEVVLQKTGLPILPYFSASKISWLLDNVPEVKLAAEKNCLACGTVDSWLLWNLTEEQVFSTDVTNATRTLLCNIKTKQWDDELLNMFNVNIEILPEIKKTQGHFGNLKKDILGFSLPILTVCGDQQASLYAAGDTEGTTKITYGTGTFIMQIIGKEFLLREGFFTTITAGGENFAIEAKMDRGAKEVLKLLADKPALKKYLKEIAIDVDKVIKKLPHKPTEIVIDGGVMRDGIVGKFQEEISGIKIVPQKIFDGTALGAAKLVFDQ